The genomic segment TATTACAAATTATAGTTTCAATATCTTCTATATTTTTTACTAGATTTCTTGTTTTTTCATCTTCGTGTTCTCTAAAAAAATATGAATAAACTCTTCTTTTTAAATTCTTAGCTTTACCTACATATATAACTTCATTATTTTTTTTCATTAAGTATACTCCTGGATTTTCAGGAATAATATATTTTTTTATGTCCAGTGTTCTTTCACTCCTTCTCTATGTCTTTTTAAAATTTTTATTCCTTTTATTTCTTTTAAATCTTTTGCCAATCTATTTACAAAAGCAACTGAACGATGTTGTCCTCCACTACATCCAATTCCTATTGATAGATGTTGTTTATTATCTTTTTTATAAAGAGGTAATAAAAATTTTATCATATCATATATTTTTTTATATAATTCTTCTGAATCTTTATTTTCCATAACATAATCATATACTTCTTTATCATTTCCTGTTTTACTTCTAAGTTCCTCCACATAATATGGATTAGGCAAAACTCTTACATCAAAAATTAAATCTTTATCCATTGGTATTCCATATTTATATCCAAAAGATTCTAAATGTATATTTATATCTATATTTTCTGTATTGCTTATTATTTCTAAAATTTCCTTTTTTAATTCTTTAGCTGTAATATCTGTAGTATCTATTACAAAA from the Fusobacterium perfoetens ATCC 29250 genome contains:
- the rapZ gene encoding RNase adapter RapZ encodes the protein MKIIVVTGISGAGKTTALNILEDAGYVTMDNLLSNMVIFLLQNLDRGEKTLKIDKLALGLDNRTIHTAEDFMLIYNCLKNLNMNFEILFLDSSNETILKRYNLTRRRHPVEGATLLESIKNEKKAMSIIKEKATFVIDTTDITAKELKKEILEIISNTENIDINIHLESFGYKYGIPMDKDLIFDVRVLPNPYYVEELRSKTGNDKEVYDYVMENKDSEELYKKIYDMIKFLLPLYKKDNKQHLSIGIGCSGGQHRSVAFVNRLAKDLKEIKGIKILKRHREGVKEHWT